The segment tgtattttttttattcttaccaACTGTTATGAAGGTGATTAAAATGTCAAGCAAGGAGAAGGGTGATCATCTAAAGAGAATAGAGTAAATAGTGTTCGCTACTACTTCTCTTTACCACTTTCTTTTCTCTTCACATCCCGCTCAGTGATGGAAGGACTGTGTCATGAAATGAAACGTGTCAAGGTCatcaaaacaataaacaaaaaagttgttttttttacatttgtcttTCTGGAACGCTAACAGTGTAGAggagagctaaaaatagctcatAACGTTCAGGGGAgataacaaaaatgtattattaaacTAAGCAATAATGATAATCTTGGATATTCTAGAAAGAATTGTTGTGACCCTAGAAATGTAATATTAGTTGTGATGTTGTTTCTGCTTCATTTTGATACTAAAAATGTGAATAATTTAGTACTGTATAGTGTGTATTTATACTTGCTGTATTGTTTGTATTCCATTGGCCCCAAGCTAAGTGAATTTGGTGACCGCAAATGGAATAGaataatcctatactcttaagcgcgCAATCCATCCCCATCTACTTATatattattctattttatttcgaaaacggctctaacgatttcctTTAAAATTGCAAGGTacgtgcatattagtgagaaaaaaattctcaagtcattggccacatggggaaaactcgaggtcgaccgttatatcggtttgaaaatggctcattatcgaaaaattatttttggctagaatgttttatgaattaaagttttccatgacgtaaacgggaaaaacactgcttacgtcactaggcttaccgcagtacactaaaatatttctttgcaaacaaaaacgagttttaaagaaccactagacctaattaaacatttgcgcaccatcttagtgtagattgatttattatagaactatgaaagaaaagtaatgaaattaaaagtgCCGATGTAttattagttattgtgttttaagtgcttaataaattgtttactctttaattgcgtagagcggtgtagataccttttactttgttgtttattttgctagtgacctccagctgtttcgttctgaggccgcatgtaaccaggtgctctctacTATGTCaactaaggcaagttggcgcctaagctggtcttttaagcgtttcggtgttacgtcgaccaccttttagctcaccatgCATGctttcgtctgagattcgtctcccatacaggatactgctctgtccagcgtaactgtcggacttaaggaattccctctatacaaaggctcggatacacatttgagaccaaaagaaaatctgctgccgaggataGACGCAGacgtgaaaagaaaatcttaatcgaccaccggcggacaatagTTATGTTTGCCCTgaaagtggcaaaatatgtaggtcacagcttgggCTGCGTGGCCACGGGGAATACtgcaagccaataatagtaggcctacaataaatttacgcaaaagatggattgttaaactataagacggacgtaagctgtggtttgtctagactgtaggaggacttaagagactttatatttaatcgcgatgtacaattacatttcatttagaactaacagaacactaaagcaactcttcagatttgtagtctttatctgatcgttcaacaaaaatatttccaaaatgaCAATCATCTGGCATACACAGATTCAGAATTGCCTAAAAATGTATCCAACAAATGAAACAACTCagcgctgaatatttttcttgagtttaatacaaagtaaataatccAAATTACAAGTCaacaatgacttgaaataaaacatagtataacagtgtttctcacattCCCGGGGTGGCGACTCCCTAGATAGCAACATTTTCGTTCGAGACCTCTTTAGAAGCTGGAGCCCAGAGGAGCAATGTAAGCTTACACAGTGAGGTCTGtgagtgtttttgtttgttttgttgttgttttttagaatgtaataaaaaagaaaagaaacttagtcacaatttttaggttttatttttagcCTATCTTAATGGAACACTGAGTAAAGTCACTGTAAAGAATCCAAAGTCAAGTCCTGAAAGTTCAATGTAAtttttaagcgttgtaaaaaaagTTCTTCCTGGAGGTAGAGTTGAAGTTACGGTAAGTTTCCGGTCAAGTCTGGGGTATGAACATTTTTTCGCCGCCTTCCCCCCTGTTGTTGGTTGGTTGTTGGCTTGTAGCTCAAGACAGTTAGTACAACTGAACCAAtgtaggcgttttatattttttaataactaaacttgaaataacttgaacaaattatttgtgaacaaaaactcaatacaattgttattatttacgatttaacttgagataaaatatagatctaatagtaatgaaataaactgatatttaaacaaaatctagctcacagtaaaaaataaatgctttagTCTTTCATTaccaccaatcaatcgcttaaacttttttttaccgccgtctaggaaacacacacactccataacacccctttttgtcagaacgttgcgccctcccccccccccccaaaccagtgaatatatttttcaaattgaCTTTTCAATTACCagtaatagatctacttacagtgCGGGCTAttccatttaaaacaaatattacaaacaacacacgaaaattcaaggccagaaaTGAATAGGCGCCTATGGAAAAACACGTGAGAATCCCTCTTACGCtgctctatttttttgtttctagtttcTGAAATAATTTCTCATGTACGAAAATCgtttatattttcaatggtaatggaataattagaatttatataaaattttaatggaataattagaatttatataaaatattaatggaataattagaatttatataaaatattaatggaataattagaatttatataaaatattaatggaataattagaatttatataaaatattaatggaataaatagaatttatataaaatatttgagtaattttttttacttacctaattttttttaaagtaaccttggaataatgatttggccgccccctaaAGTCGGCCGCCTACgcgcaatgcacacattgcacaataggtagcggcggccctgcatTGGACACAGGTTTAACTATttcttctctttaaaaatattgttttagtcCTGTgagaggcccccaccaatcggaggccctagttTGCCTATACCTTAGGCCGGCCCTGTAAAATTAAGTTAAGATAACTAGTCCAATCTCACATGTAAGCGAATGTAGAATATCAAAgttcatacatatttaaataagaGCTGAAAATCCTTTACGAAACAAACTAATAATGCAGTTATCTTATGCGTAACAAGTAGCCTCGGAAAAATTAAAGTCATGTTTAAAGTCACCCAAAAAAACAATCTACTCTGCCCCCAAGATCACCGTGAATGTACATCCTCTTAACGCGGTGGACCACTTTAGATATCTGAGAAGCACGGGATCTATTGACGCATCACTTTTAAGgaaagttgataaccgtctggccagggccagtagtgcttttagacgcctccaagcgagagtgtagcggaataaatcgctccaCCTGCCTACTAAAATCAGTGTTTATCAAGCACTGGTTTTCTCAACGCTTCTATGTGGTTCTGATACATGGGTACAAAAAGCAACTAAGGCTTCtggaacgctttcaccaaagatattTGCACTTTATCGTGAATACACCAAGGCAAAGACTGCACcacaaacagcgatgttcttgAAAATAcaggtatggacagtatagagaggCTGCTTATAGCTCGACAGCTACTCTGGGCAGGGCACGTGTACCCTATGGGGGGCGACCCTATGGGGGGGCGACCGTATGCAAAacgcaatcttttttttttggtcagattgaaggtggtcgacgtaacagaggtgccccccggAAACGCGTTAAAGACTAGCTTACACGCcagcttgctttaactgaccTGGCAGCAGGAGGCTTCCGAACGAGATAGATGGGGGTTTcttacgaaggccgcgggatacacaccTGAGACCAAATggaaatccactgccgaggacagacagagacggcgaaaagagaacCTAAATAGACCACAGCCGGATAACGGGTATGTCTGcgctgaatgtggcaaaatatgtaggtcacagctgggactgcgtagccTTATGAAATAATGCACTCttcgttaatcttcggacttgaaaaACCAacttattgttattgttataatgtccaaaaaaaatcaCTTCTGCTATTAAAACACTCAAATGTAATTGTTTTCAAGTCTATTTCCTTCATCTTCCTGTCTCACTCCTAGCTTGTCCCTAcagttaaaaacaaacaaaaaaaaaaacaactaactacCCAATCCTTCTCTCAAGGTAAAATATCCTCAATGATACTTTGACATTTTCCAAACCTGCCATGCTTACACTCAATAAAACGTGTAAGCAGTGTTGtcgttgggggtggggggtagaCTTTGGAAACCAGGTTTTGAGGGCACCATTTTAGAAgacgacattttaaaaaaaagcacatttttaaagcagtttttttaacgaattcagattttttttagcataataTGAAGTATAATTTGCAAGATGTTTCATAAATCGTTGTCCTTCAATCATTGGATTGgcaccacagacctatatatattatatataggtctgtgattggCACTTTCCTATCAAATGTATAAAAGTCGCTTATCATTGACTTATTAATAAAATCTAGTTCCATCTTTACTGCGCAAGGCACACAAgcaaaaatacaaatagatgTAATAGACACACAATCTCGCGCAAACTGaaaggaagaaaataaaaatctaatgaAAGATTCTGAAAAGAGACCTCGACCATGACTACGTCATTAAGTCATTAGGAGGACTGGTTCAAGGGACTTGGAGGGTTAATAGAAACTTTTAACAGGTTCGTCAAATAATTAGGTCATGCCGAATGAACCAAATTAAATTAGGCCAGCAAGCAACACGAGACATGTTAAGAACGAACTGTTTTTTTACCCCAAACCCCCCAACCCGAAATGGTCTTGCAGACGAATGTCATTGAATGAAACAAAATTCAACGTGTTTTTTAGCTTTATTTTTTCACCTCAAAGATTTCTGTAAcgatgaatttaaaaaaaagaaatgaaaacaacaaaattagcGGTGACCTATTTTTGTTGACCAGAGATAatcacaaaaataataatattgaatACTAATAAAATGATTTAGCAAAGATCTCGTGAAGGATATTTTACTCTCATGCTACTTGATACGATCACGTGACTGGAGTCAGGATAACTTTGAAAATATTCGTTTATTAGTTAACCcctcacccaaaaaaaaaaaacctaagttCGCCTTTGATAAAGCTTATATGAGCGCACTCTGTCTGGCATGATTAATCTATTTGTTATTCCCACTTCCCATACtctggatcaagttgaaattttgcatatttATTCATAGAGGTTGACACCCCACAcgaattgattaaaaaaaattgtcgtaataaattaattttgttttttttcatatttagaaTAATAGTGCCTAAGGGGGAATAAGGGGAGAATTAGATCGTTCGCTAACCATTGTAAACTAACAATAGTgtatacaatcttttatttttaaaagtacatgAAATTGTCAGTAGATAGCACGTTGGCCTTCCATCATGGAGGCTCGAGACCTCGAATTATGACAcgaataactttaaaaaaaaaattgcctttgaaaaggcagcacggaaaccttcccCCAGATACCCcatcactccccccccccccatccctttaacatgtctcgttctgaggccgcaagAAAGTTGCgccaaataaatacaatttatggaaatatttccaatcgcaaaatttattattgttagtttggatctattaaaatttaattacatgattgattcaaaataatagaTGCgattccccttttttttttgttttgaagtattttttaaaaatatattttactttttttttttaatacgttCTAAAGTTGAACTCAATTGTACGTTGAGTAtgttttaatttgttcaagTACACTACACGGCCATCTTGTCAGGTGCATGTAAGGATgtcataatattaataataatagtaataataaggcttgtccgaagattagtgaagagtgcagtatttcccgtggctgcgcagccccagctgtgacctacatattttgccacattcagggcaagcatccagggcaagcataaccattgtccgcaggtggtcgatttagattttcttttcaccgtctGCGTTTcacctcggcagcggattttcttttggtctcaaatgtgtataacgcggccttcgtgagtgacctccagctgtctcgttctgaggccgcatgcaaccaggtgctctcttctatgtcagccaaggaaagttgacgcctaagctggtctttgaagcgtttccgtggggcgcctctgttacgtcgaccaccttttgcTCACCAAACAAGACttcctttggcatacgttcgactcccatacgggatacgtgccctacccagcgtgaCTGCCGGACCatataagaagtccctctatactgtccataccggcgttcgcaaggacatcgctgtttgtagtgcggtcttgctaCCGTATGTCcttgatggagcgcaagcatctttggtggaagcgctccAAAAGTCTTAGtggttttctgtatagtgtccatgtctcagagccatatagaagggttgagagaaccactgcctggtagacattgatttttgtaggcaggtaGAGCGATTTGTTTCGCCAAACTCTctcctgaaggcgtccaaaagagCCACTGGCCCTTCCCATGAAAGTGATGCGTCATTCGACACtgtactacctagatatgtgaagtggtctagcACGTTAAAGGGCTGTCCGTTTATAATATTAACACTGTGGGTAATACTGTCATCGAATTAATCTGTCACATCGAATAATAATCTCCAAAGCAAGTCCTATGCAGTACCTCCACATGGTGACAGATGGAAACTGAGGCTGTGAAGGCTAATCTGCAAGGGTCTCAGAGGAGGTTTGGCCCCAAGATGTGAGGCAGGCATGGCCAGTCGGCGTGCGGACACGCCCTGCtgcccacaaaccaaacccctagctataggtcaatagccgcactgccttgtgtgtgtccatgtaaggtctaaggctaagggagtaaatcctaacagaaaatccggtTTTGGAGCCCCAGTAGATGGGAGGAGGGGGGTtaacaccgcttacgtcactaggctaacctacaaatatttctttgcaagcataaacaacttttaataaatcaatagacctaattaaacaattgcgcaccatcttattgttgGCCCTATTAGCTTagtcaacaaagtaaaagtcACCTACTCGGCTCcccgcaattaaagtgtaaacaattaaactcGCAAAACACAATCACCAAACATAGCTCtgcacattttatttcattttttttcttccattattCCATAATAAATTAATCTACCAAGTGTTTGTAAGAGTCTGTgcattattataaaacaaaataaaaatttaggaATATTCATGTATTGCATTGTAAtaattgaataactttttttaaattgtgcaactttcatgcttaaagcattAACAGAGCGCTACGGTCCAATCTCTATAGTGGgaggtggggagggggtatctggaagcAGGTTTCCTTCATGCCTTTATACAAAACTTGTCCTCGAGTCCGATGATTAAGGAGGAGTGCGGTGTTTTACGTGGCAACGCAGTACCAGCTGCGACCCACATAGTTTGCCACATCCAACGCAAACATAACCATTAtatgccggtggtcgatttagatttctCTTTTCGAggtctacgtctgtccttggcagtggattttcttttgtgtatcccgcggcctttataaaaaaaaatctccagttatctcgttctgaagccgcctgcagtCAGATGATAccctcttctatgtcagttaaagtaagttggtgcctaagctggtcttaaaAGCGTTTCTGTGGGACATCTGTTACGTCTACCACCTTTCAGTTACAAACGTTCGTCCCCCCATACGGGATAGTGCTTTCttcagcgtaactgtcggaccataagaagtccctctatactgttaTGTTCTGGAtggggacttaagagacttttctaattctaatcgccatgtacatttagaactaaaagaacacGAAAGCAACTTTTCGAATTGGAAGTCTTTACGCAATTCAAAATAAGTCAATATATTTCCTCAACAAATTATTCAAACGAGCGAGtctcggtcacctggtactaaAGATAAACTGAGCAGTGTGtgattttataagataattacaCATCATTGAAACCCGGAGCTACTATGGAGCACATAGTAATATTAGTAATGCGGTTTTCAGAAAATATGACTTAAACAATACACCGTAGATTTATCGGACCTGTCCCGTTGTAGTGTTGGCTGTTGTCGTAGATCGATGGACTTGAGGCTCGGGACGAAGGGTTAGGTtgtgaaagagagacagacaccACGTGGAAGAGAAGGGGGCCATGAATGGTTAGATGGGCCATGGATGAATGAAAGAGGGAAAGAGGCGAGAGGATGTGAATGGAGTGCTAAAGATCAATATTGGGAAGGGAAGGATTGTTCGAAACTAAACGACCCtgagataaaagaaaaacaactaagGTTACCGATCCATTGTTATAAGCGTAGAATATAGATTGAGGAATAAATAAAGAAGTTATAAAAAATATCACCTATTTGGATGTTTAAAATAATCTTATGCAAATCTTAGAAAACCAACtttctaaataaaatttttcaTACAACAGAATAAATTATACAAATTGTTTTTGATATCATAACGATAAATTGTACGTGCTTATCAAACCGAAAAACAGAACAATTCATGTTGTTTGACATGTAACGTAACAGTGAAGATAATAATTCAAAAacgaagtatttaaaaaattaagtacTAGAAATTAAATGACTACTTtcttatttattcttttatttatatagactatTAATAGAATTGTAAAACTCAAAATTTTTggatgtaggcctatagtaacacaaaaattataaatactttactACTGATTTATAATTCTTTCAAAACCTTAAATATGTTATTATTAGCGgccaccgaaaggggaaaagacgctattagttttgtgtggcctgtctgtccgtccgtccgccccgtttagatctctgaaaatagaagagaaaatgaaaatcggacatcatgatattttagatcagtCTAGTGTCCCAGATCGCATAGAATATACAAGTGTAGTGGCCTTGGTCACACTGAATATACACCCAATGCCCAACATCATCGTCTGCCGTCACTTACACCCAATGCCCAACATCATCGCCTGCCATCACTTACACCCAATGCCCAACATCATCGCCTGCCATCACTTACACCCAATGCACAACATCATCGTCTGCCGTCACTTACACCCAATGCACAACATCATCGTCTGCCGTCACTTACACCCAATGCACAACATCATCGTCTGCCGTCACTTACACCCAATGCACAACATCATCGTCTGCCATCACTTACACCCAATGCACAACATCATCGTCTGCCGTCACTTACACCCAATGCACAACATCATCGTCTGCCGTCACTTACACCCAATGCACAACATCATCTCCTGCCATCACTTACACCCAATGCACAACATCATCGCCTGCCATCACTTACACCCAATGCACAACATCATCTCCTGCCATCACTTACACCCAATGCACAACATCATCGTCTGCAATCACTTACACCCAATGCACAACATCATCTCCTGCCATCACTTACACCCAATGCACAACATCATCTCCTGCCATCACTTACACCCAATGCACAACATCATCTCCTGCCATCACTTACACCCAATGCACAACATCATCGCCTGCCATCACTTACACCCAATGCACAACATCATCGCCTGCCATCACTTACACCCAATGCACAACATCATCGTCTGCAGTCACTTACACCCAATACACAACATCATCGTCTGCCATCACTTACACCCAATGCACAACATCATCGCCTGCCATCACTTACACCCAATGCACAACATCATCCCCTGCCATCACTTACACCCAATGCACAACGTGATAGCCTGCCATCACTTACACCCAATGCACAACATCATCGTCTGCCATCACTTACACCCAATGCACAACATCATCGCCTGCCATCACTTACACCCAATGCACAACATCATCGTCTGCCGTCACTTACACCCAATGCACAACATCATCGTCTGCCATCACTTACACCCAATGCACATTATCATCGCCTGCCATCACTTACACCCAATGCACAACATCATCGTCTGCCATCACTTACACCCAATGCACAACATCATCGCCTGCCATCACTTACACCCAATGCACAACATCATCG is part of the Biomphalaria glabrata chromosome 10, xgBioGlab47.1, whole genome shotgun sequence genome and harbors:
- the LOC106066556 gene encoding uncharacterized protein LOC106066556 — protein: MPNIIVCRHLHPMPNIIACHHLHPMPNIIACHHLHPMHNIIVCRHLHPMHNIIVCRHLHPMHNIIVCRHLHPMHNIIVCHHLHPMHNIIVCRHLHPMHNIIVCRHLHPMHNIISCHHLHPMHNIIACHHLHPMHNIISCHHLHPMHNIIVCNHLHPMHNIISCHHLHPMHNIISCHHLHPMHNIISCHHLHPMHNIIACHHLHPMHNIIACHHLHPMHNIIVCSHLHPIHNIIVCHHLHPMHNIIACHHLHPMHNIIPCHHLHPMHNVIACHHLHPMHNIIVCHHLHPMHNIIACHHLHPMHNIIVCRHLHPMHNIIVCHHLHPMHIIIACHHLHPMHNIIVCHHLHPMHNIIACHHLHPMHNIIVCHHLHPMHNIIVCHHLHPMHNIIVCHHLHPMHNVIACHHLHPMHNVIACHHLHPMHNVIACRHLHPMHNIIVCHHLHPMHNIIVCHHLHPMHNVIACRHLHPMHNVIACHHLHPMHNIIVCHHLHPMHNIIVCHHLHPMHNVIACRHLHPMHNVIACHHLHPMHNVIACRHLHPMHNIIVCHHLHPMHNVIACRHLHPMHNVIACHHLHPMHNIIVCHHLHPMHNIIACHHLHPMHNIIACRHLHPMHNIIVCHHLHPMHNIIVCRHLHPMHNIIVCHHLHPMHNIFVCHHLHPMHNIIVCHHLHPMHNVIACHHTQSGRSFLSAV